The segment GACATAATATCGTGTTGTTACAGTCTGCGAAGTACCTGAAAAAAAACCAAAAAACAAGAATGGGAGTAAAGGGTGTCAATAGCAACTGGCAGAGCAGCGAAGAGTATTATTAAATAAATTAATCGCCACCTCCACATCCGCTACTGCAACTCGATCCGCAACTGGAGCTTCCGCTGTCTCCGCTATCGCTGGCATCACTAAAATCGCCACCAGCACCTCCACCGCCAAAATCACCGCCATTGAAATCCGAAAAGTGAGGATCGTCGAAATAACTAAAGAGTGGGGCTTCATCCCCATAACTTGAATTGCCACCGTTACTGTAAACGATAGTTGATTGACGTTGATAAGCTTTTTTAGCTGCGTTTAGCTGAGCATCACTGAACTTTGGCAAGTCCCATATTGCTGCAGGTGCGTCAAAACCAAATTCGGTACGGTAGAGTAGTAATGTTTTGATGTATTGTTCAGCATACGCCTCCGTTTGATCATCAAATGGGATAAGTTCAGGATGATGATCGAAATTGTATTGAATCACTTCATCGCAAAACTGACGATAGGGTTTTGTGAAAAGCAAATGCTCATGCCAAACAATGTCTATAATCTTGGAGGGAGTTACTTGAAAATTGCTGATAATACCTAAGTAAACAAATTTTTTGTATTCATGGATTGCATGCAGAGCAAAATTGGTATTCCAGTTATGCTTTCTTTTTATTTTATCAGCAAATGCTTTTGTGGAAGCGTCTTCTCCGCCAAATAATTCTGTTATCTTATTCCAAACATTCGGAGGAACAATATGGTTAAAATGATAAGAATCCAATTGTGACCATAATTTTTTTTTGTCGATTTCAGGCATTATCAAAGAATTAGTATGTAATTATTTAAGTAAACTATACCCCAACCAGGTTGCAGCTAAACCCAGCAACAAACTTCCAATCGCATAGAAGAAAAACATCCCGATACGTTGCTGCTGCAACATGACCAGACTTTCGAGTGAGAAAGCAGAAAAAGTTGTAAACCCACCACATATTCCTGCTGCAAGAAACAATCGCCAGTTGGTTGCAAAGTTTTCGCTTCTTAAAGCATAGGCAAACACAAGACCGATAATAAAACTGCCAATAATGTTCACCAGAAAAGTTGCAAGCGGGAATGTTGCATGTTTAAACCAAACTGCAAATGCATAACGCAACATGCTGCCTGCCGCACCACCAAGACCAACGAGGAGAATATTTTTCAGCATAAGGAAGAAGTTAGTAGATAGAATACAGAATTTAGAATAAAACAGATAATGGGTTTGTTTTTTCTTCTATCTTCTCTATTCTGAATTCTTTACAGGTTCCCGGTAAACGTATAGTTGAAATCAACCTGCCATAAACCATTACGCTTGATCACCTTCACCGGCATTTGTTTCTTTTTGTAAGAGTTGGAATAGTTTACGATCACGACAGTGTCGCTTACATTATCAACTGAATGAATAATGATGGATGAGCCTTTATAACCTTCCTTATCTTTCTTGCTCATTTCATCTTTGTATTTTTTTTCGATGAGATCGAGCTCATATAAATTCAAACTGTCTTTGATCATCAGTTGTCTTGCCCAATCGTAATCACCATCCAGTGAGCTGCGGATAAATTCACGGGCTGTATCCAATGCTTCAGTTGGGCGTTCACGTTCCTGCTGGCAGGAAACGATGGTTACAATAACAGCGAATAAAAAAAGAATTCTCTTCATGTGCCCAAATGTACAAAAGGGATTGATTTGAGGAACAGTTTTAACAAGGACATAGATTCACAGATGACACTGATGCGGCAGTTAGTACAGATTTTCTTGGCCAATCTGCGAAAATCTTTTCAATCCGTGTTATCTATGACTACATAAAAAAAATCCCGTCTCATTGCTGAAACGGGATGCGGTTGTACTACTACGCTTATTCAGGGTTGTTAAAATGATCAATTCTAATAAATAAGCTTCGTAGCACTTGTATATGCTGCGGTGTAAGTACGCTCTTTTAACGACGGTGGTAGCTGTTTGGCTGCTCCTGGTCGATCTTATGATCTTTGTCGTAAGCCCTGATGATGGCTTTCACCAAACGGTGACGAACCACATCTTCTTCATCGAGCTCAATATGACTGATCCCATCGATGTTCTTTAAAATGCGGATACCTTTTTCCAAACCACTGCGTTGGTTCTTTGGCAGATCCACCTGCGTCATATCACCTGTAATGATGGCCTTTGCATTGGCACCAATACGTGTGAGGAACATTTTCAACTGAAGGTCAGTTGTATTCTGTGCCTCATCCAAAATGATGAACGCATTATCCAACGTACGGCCACGCATATAAGCCAGTGGTGCAATTTCAATTACACGTGTACTCATATAGTAACCAAGTTTATCCGCAGGGATCATATCGTCCAATGCATCATATAACGGACGCAGATATGGATCGATCTTTTCTTTGAGATCACCGGGAAGGAAACCAAGACTTTCACCAGCTTCAACAGCAGGACGTGTGAGAATGATCTTCTTTACCAGCTTGTTCTTTAATGCACGTACTGCAAGTGCAACAGCAGTATAGGTTTTACCTGTACCTGCAGGGCCAATGGCGAATACGATATCATTTTTGTCAATTGCACCCACCATCCGTTTCTGGTTTTGTGTGCGTGCACGAACAGTTTTACCATTGGGACCAAAAACAAGAACTTCGCTTGGGTTTCGTTCCACAAAGGCATCAACTGTTTCCTGGTCGTCGCCGCCGAGGATCTGTTCAAGATAATTTTCGCTGAGCTGTCCGTTACGTTCTAAGTATGCAATGAGGAGATCAATTTTTTCTTTTGCCTGATCTACCTGTTCGGGGCTGCCACTTAATTTGATTTGTGTGCCACGTGATAAAATTTTTAAGAGTGGAAACTTTTTCTTGAGGATGTCTAATTTACCGTTGTTAACGCCAAAAAATTCAATCGGGTTAACGGTTTCGAGGTTAATGATCGTTTCAGTCAAAGTTTTTTCAGTTTAGCGGCCGGTACCGGAATTAGTGTACTACGTTGCGCAGGCGTAGTAAAGATTTCAGCACCAAACCATGTTCACAATAAGTATCATTTGGGCAACGATACTTCTAACCCTTCCATCTGTTACCAATATTAATCATTGAAAACAGATTTTCATAAAGGTACTTATTCACAGGATGTGGAAACGTTAACAGTTGATGAAAACTATTTTTCGATAAGTAAGATGAAGCGTTGCTGCAACTCCACAGATCTTTTTTTCGTAAGTAATCAGTGGCCGAAACACAAGCAGAATAGAAAAAAACCGATCGCTTTCTGTTTACGGTACTATTTATGTTCTTATAATTTTGATTAATAGGTACTACGGGTTTTATTGAGTAAATTCAGTGATTAGCAACGTATGAAATTAATGCCAGCCATAGTAATCACAGTATCTGTACTTGTTATACTCACAGGTTGCCGAGGCTGTATGAATCAAAAGGGAGCACCGGCTCCATTGGCTGTAACAGATAGTGTAAAGGTTGAACTTCCTTCATCGGTATTTAATATTCCTGTAAAATATGAATTGAAAAATTTTGAGCTATGGATCAACCAGGTGATCAAAGGAAAGTTTCTTGAAACAGTGATCAATCCGTTGAACGATGAACGAGATGAAGCAAAGCTGATCATGACGAAAACAGGAACGATCCAGATAAGTTCAAATGGAAAAGAACTCATTTGCATTGTTCCGCTCAGGTTAGAAGCGGTGTTGCTGAAAAGCAGGATGGGGAAGGGCCTTACCAAGTCAGCCGACACAATGGTGACCGTAGTTAATATTCAGTTATCCACTCCTGTTGCACTTGATAAAAACTGGAATCTTGTTACAAACTTTACGATCGATAAATTAAAATGGATCAAAGAACCGGTGTTCCAGGTTGGACCATTCAAAAAAAATCTGAAGAAAAAAATCAATGATTGGTTGAAAGAAAATGAAGGCACACTCACTAACATCATTGACAGGGAAATTAACAAAACGGTATCAATGGAATCTGCCTTATCAAAAGTGTGGATGGATTTACAAAAGCCCATTATCATCCGGAAAAAATTGCCGAATGTGTGGATCAATTTTGTGTGCACATCAATTGAAGGAAGAATATTACTCAGCCCTTCTACCATTACCTGTCAAACAAGGGTGCTGGCAACAACAAAGATGATCACTGATACAACATTGTTGCCGGCAAGAAATCCATTTCCTGCATACAGACTATTAAAGGAAACTGAAACTGCATCGGATATTCATTTGTATGCGTTTACATCTTTCGAAGAAATTAACGAAGAACTAAACAGCCAGTTGAAAGGGAAAACATTTAATGCAGAAGGTTATTCGCTCAATATTAAATCGGTCAATGCCTATGCATCTGAAGCTGGTATTTCAGTTGAGATTGAAACAAGCAAGGATATTAAAGGGAAGCTGGTTGCCAGTGGAAAACTGGAGTTTGATTCAGAGGAACAGGCATTGGTGATCAGGAATTTTGATTATGCTGTAAGCAGCAACAATACACTTGTAAATGCAGGCGATATGTTGCTGCATCAACAATTGAAAGATACCATTGCTTCTAAACTCGTACTGGAAATGCGAAATTTAATTGACACAGTACCGCAATTAGTGGAGAATGCAATTGCAAAAGGAAAATCCAGCGATAAAATTGACCTGGAATTTGATCATCTTGAAATTCACCGTTGCGAAATTTCAATGGGCGCAACAGGTATACATTTTATTATTCATGCAGAAGCAACTGCAGGAATAAGATTGAAAAAATTAAAGCCGGGTAAACGCCTGCGTATCAGAAAAGCACAAAAGGAAAAATAGAAGTTTCATAACGCAAAATCTCTCTTCCGATCCCTTATTTTTACAGTCTATGGCTGTGTATTTCTCTTCATTGAATTCAGGCAGTAATGCCAATTGCTATTACGTTAGTAATGGAGACGCCGCCATTTTGGTTGATGCCGGGTTATCATGCAGGGAAACAGAAAAACGCATGAAACGTCTTGGGCTGGAGATGGAACAGGTGAAAGCGATTTTTATTTCGCATGAACACAGCGATCATATCAACGGTCTTGAAGTATTGAGCCGCAAACACAAACTCCCTGTTTATATTTCACAGAAAACATTCGCCAACAGCAATCTTTCAATTGATCCATCCCTCGTTCGATATTTCAGAAAAGATGAAACCGTTGAGGTTGATCAGCTACAGATCAAATGTTTCAGCAAATCGCATGATGCCGCCGACCCATTCAGTTTTATGATCAGCTCGCAGAATATTAATGTGGCAGTGATCACCGATATTGGTTACGCCTGCAAACAGGTGCTGCATTATTTTCAGCAAAGTCATGTGGTGTTTCTTGAAAGTAATTACTGTGAAACGATGTTGGCCAATGGCGATTATCCTTATCATCTCAAACGCCGTATCAGCAGCGATGAAGGTCATCTTTCCAATACACAGGCACTTGAGTTGTTTTTGCAATACAGAACGCCGCAGTTGAGCCATCTCATACTTTCGCATCTCTCAAAAAATAATAACACACCCGAAACAGTGAATGCGTTGTTTCAGCCGCATGCGGGTAACACCAAGGTAATTGTGGCATCACGTTACGAAGAATCAGCATTATTTTCTATTGACGCTGTTCCTGTTGCCGTAAGACGCTCACTTATGTCAACAAAAAAGAAACCCAGTAACGAATTACAATTGTCTTTATTCTGACAGTCGGTGAGATTTTCTGAATTCTTTACTTCAATTGCCGTTTGGAAAAATAA is part of the Lacibacter sediminis genome and harbors:
- a CDS encoding glycine-rich domain-containing protein, coding for MPEIDKKKLWSQLDSYHFNHIVPPNVWNKITELFGGEDASTKAFADKIKRKHNWNTNFALHAIHEYKKFVYLGIISNFQVTPSKIIDIVWHEHLLFTKPYRQFCDEVIQYNFDHHPELIPFDDQTEAYAEQYIKTLLLYRTEFGFDAPAAIWDLPKFSDAQLNAAKKAYQRQSTIVYSNGGNSSYGDEAPLFSYFDDPHFSDFNGGDFGGGGAGGDFSDASDSGDSGSSSCGSSCSSGCGGGD
- the crcB gene encoding fluoride efflux transporter CrcB is translated as MLKNILLVGLGGAAGSMLRYAFAVWFKHATFPLATFLVNIIGSFIIGLVFAYALRSENFATNWRLFLAAGICGGFTTFSAFSLESLVMLQQQRIGMFFFYAIGSLLLGLAATWLGYSLLK
- a CDS encoding DUF4878 domain-containing protein, which produces MKRILFLFAVIVTIVSCQQERERPTEALDTAREFIRSSLDGDYDWARQLMIKDSLNLYELDLIEKKYKDEMSKKDKEGYKGSSIIIHSVDNVSDTVVIVNYSNSYKKKQMPVKVIKRNGLWQVDFNYTFTGNL
- a CDS encoding PhoH family protein; protein product: MTETIINLETVNPIEFFGVNNGKLDILKKKFPLLKILSRGTQIKLSGSPEQVDQAKEKIDLLIAYLERNGQLSENYLEQILGGDDQETVDAFVERNPSEVLVFGPNGKTVRARTQNQKRMVGAIDKNDIVFAIGPAGTGKTYTAVALAVRALKNKLVKKIILTRPAVEAGESLGFLPGDLKEKIDPYLRPLYDALDDMIPADKLGYYMSTRVIEIAPLAYMRGRTLDNAFIILDEAQNTTDLQLKMFLTRIGANAKAIITGDMTQVDLPKNQRSGLEKGIRILKNIDGISHIELDEEDVVRHRLVKAIIRAYDKDHKIDQEQPNSYHRR
- a CDS encoding DUF4403 family protein: MNQKGAPAPLAVTDSVKVELPSSVFNIPVKYELKNFELWINQVIKGKFLETVINPLNDERDEAKLIMTKTGTIQISSNGKELICIVPLRLEAVLLKSRMGKGLTKSADTMVTVVNIQLSTPVALDKNWNLVTNFTIDKLKWIKEPVFQVGPFKKNLKKKINDWLKENEGTLTNIIDREINKTVSMESALSKVWMDLQKPIIIRKKLPNVWINFVCTSIEGRILLSPSTITCQTRVLATTKMITDTTLLPARNPFPAYRLLKETETASDIHLYAFTSFEEINEELNSQLKGKTFNAEGYSLNIKSVNAYASEAGISVEIETSKDIKGKLVASGKLEFDSEEQALVIRNFDYAVSSNNTLVNAGDMLLHQQLKDTIASKLVLEMRNLIDTVPQLVENAIAKGKSSDKIDLEFDHLEIHRCEISMGATGIHFIIHAEATAGIRLKKLKPGKRLRIRKAQKEK
- a CDS encoding MBL fold metallo-hydrolase, with product MAVYFSSLNSGSNANCYYVSNGDAAILVDAGLSCRETEKRMKRLGLEMEQVKAIFISHEHSDHINGLEVLSRKHKLPVYISQKTFANSNLSIDPSLVRYFRKDETVEVDQLQIKCFSKSHDAADPFSFMISSQNINVAVITDIGYACKQVLHYFQQSHVVFLESNYCETMLANGDYPYHLKRRISSDEGHLSNTQALELFLQYRTPQLSHLILSHLSKNNNTPETVNALFQPHAGNTKVIVASRYEESALFSIDAVPVAVRRSLMSTKKKPSNELQLSLF